A portion of the Catalinimonas alkaloidigena genome contains these proteins:
- a CDS encoding STAS domain-containing protein, translating into MELFVNTEENFCIIKVRGELDASSSISLDQTIERVVADGAKNILVDCSELNYISSAGLGVFMSYLKEFEESNINLVLFEVSDKVKGVFEILGLDELIHITPTKEEAKNMANASTS; encoded by the coding sequence ATGGAATTGTTTGTTAATACAGAAGAAAACTTCTGCATCATTAAAGTAAGAGGAGAGTTGGATGCGAGTTCTTCTATCTCCCTGGATCAAACCATTGAGCGCGTTGTTGCCGATGGGGCGAAAAACATCTTGGTGGATTGTAGTGAATTGAATTACATTTCTTCCGCGGGATTAGGCGTTTTTATGTCGTACCTGAAAGAGTTTGAAGAAAGCAACATCAATTTGGTGTTGTTTGAGGTGAGCGACAAAGTGAAAGGCGTATTTGAGATTTTAGGTCTGGATGAACTCATTCACATCACGCCAACCAAAGAAGAAGCAAAGAATATGGCAAATGCATCGACATCTTAA
- a CDS encoding Rieske 2Fe-2S domain-containing protein, whose translation MKYGSRKHRWAGWLVGLGVLAGACQNDNYIIDPLPTAIVNEQIVLTDPRYVRLQLDGGYVELDRGGLKGLIIYRVSNGKFRAFERQCTWQPTDTCSQVMVDPSGQFMIDTCCGSQFDFEGRVTAPPAVSPLRQYAAVVSSNVLYISN comes from the coding sequence ATGAAATACGGAAGCAGAAAGCACCGCTGGGCGGGTTGGCTGGTGGGGCTAGGCGTTCTGGCAGGGGCCTGCCAGAACGACAATTACATCATCGATCCGCTGCCAACGGCCATTGTCAACGAACAGATTGTGTTGACTGACCCACGCTACGTGCGGTTGCAACTGGACGGCGGCTATGTGGAGTTGGATCGCGGTGGGCTGAAGGGACTGATCATCTACCGGGTCAGCAACGGCAAATTCCGGGCGTTCGAGCGGCAGTGTACCTGGCAGCCGACCGACACGTGTTCGCAGGTGATGGTCGATCCGTCCGGGCAATTTATGATCGATACCTGTTGCGGTTCACAATTCGACTTCGAAGGACGTGTCACGGCCCCGCCGGCCGTTTCGCCTTTGCGGCAATACGCAGCGGTAGTTTCCAGTAACGTGTTGTATATCAGCAACTAA
- the pheS gene encoding phenylalanine--tRNA ligase subunit alpha: protein MMKEKIEAVRQEIVSASIETPAQLEEFRIGYVGRKGKVADLFAGLRDVPAEDRRAVGQELNELKQLAQQRFDEGKATMEQGQTSDVPPPLDLTLPVVPKELGARHPLSLVRDRIVEVFARIGFSVAEGPEIEDDWHNFSALNFPPDHPARDMQDTFFIERNPGQDNDIALRTHTSSVQVRMMERHKPPIRMIMPGRVFRNEAISARAHCYFHQVEGLYIAENVSMADLKQTLYYFAREMFGPQTQVRFRPSFFPFTEPSAEIDISCGLRQPGTCQICGGSENICKGTGWIEIGGAGMVDPNVLSNCGIDPERYTGFAFGMGIERITMIKYRISDIRLFSENDVRFLQQFTSLG from the coding sequence ATGATGAAGGAAAAAATCGAAGCGGTTCGGCAGGAAATCGTCTCTGCCTCCATTGAAACTCCGGCTCAACTGGAAGAATTTCGGATCGGCTACGTGGGCCGTAAAGGGAAAGTCGCCGACCTGTTCGCCGGCCTCCGCGATGTTCCGGCCGAAGACCGCCGGGCGGTAGGGCAGGAGCTGAACGAACTGAAGCAACTGGCCCAGCAGCGTTTTGACGAAGGAAAAGCGACGATGGAACAGGGCCAGACGTCGGACGTGCCGCCCCCGTTGGACCTGACGCTGCCGGTAGTGCCCAAAGAGCTGGGCGCACGCCATCCGCTTTCGCTGGTGCGGGACCGGATCGTTGAGGTGTTTGCCCGCATCGGTTTCAGCGTGGCCGAAGGTCCCGAAATCGAGGACGACTGGCACAACTTCTCGGCATTGAACTTTCCGCCCGATCACCCGGCGCGCGACATGCAGGATACGTTCTTCATCGAACGAAATCCTGGTCAGGACAACGACATTGCGCTGCGCACACATACTTCGTCGGTACAAGTACGGATGATGGAACGCCACAAGCCGCCGATCCGGATGATCATGCCCGGGCGGGTGTTCCGCAACGAAGCCATCTCGGCCCGTGCGCACTGCTATTTCCACCAGGTCGAAGGGTTGTACATCGCAGAGAACGTCAGCATGGCCGATTTGAAACAAACCCTTTATTACTTCGCCCGCGAAATGTTTGGACCGCAGACGCAGGTGCGCTTCCGGCCGTCGTTCTTCCCTTTTACCGAACCCAGCGCGGAAATCGACATTTCGTGTGGGCTGCGTCAGCCCGGTACCTGCCAGATTTGTGGCGGCTCCGAAAATATTTGCAAAGGCACCGGCTGGATCGAAATCGGCGGTGCGGGCATGGTCGACCCCAATGTGTTGTCTAATTGCGGCATTGATCCGGAACGCTACACCGGCTTCGCCTTTGGCATGGGCATCGAACGGATCACCATGATCAAATATCGAATCAGCGATATACGTTTATTCTCTGAAAACGACGTGCGGTTCTTACAACAGTTCACGTCGTTGGGTTAA